A portion of the Microbacterium sufflavum genome contains these proteins:
- the hisD gene encoding histidinol dehydrogenase, with protein sequence MRTIDLRGRELSPADMLAAVPRATQARAEALDTAARLVEEVRERGEGALREQAERFDRVVGHEVRVPETHMTQALDSLDPAVRAALDEAIQRVRLASAAQVPASQVTTIGAGATITQRWQPVHRVGVYIPGGKAVYPSSVVMNVVPAQVAGVQQIALASPPQADQDGRVHPTILAAAALLGVTEVYAMGGAGAIGAFAHGVPGLGLDPVDVVSGPGNNYVASAKRAVAGVVGTDSEAGATEILVVADSTADPRLVAADLVSQAEHDEQASAVLVTDAEGLADRVVAEVERLTAATRHSARVAAALAGPQSAVVLVDDRAMAVAFSNAYAPEHLELHLSDAEQAAAAFTSAGAVFVGDHTPVSLGDYMAGSNHVLPTGGQARYAPGLGAYTFLRPQQVVSYDRAALAAVREGVVALANSEALPAHGEAIEARFTA encoded by the coding sequence ATGCGCACGATCGATCTGCGGGGGCGCGAGCTCTCGCCCGCGGACATGCTCGCGGCCGTCCCCCGCGCCACGCAGGCGCGCGCGGAGGCGCTCGACACCGCGGCACGCCTCGTCGAGGAGGTGCGGGAGCGCGGTGAGGGTGCGCTGCGAGAGCAGGCGGAGCGGTTCGACCGGGTCGTCGGACACGAGGTTCGCGTGCCTGAGACGCACATGACGCAGGCCCTCGACTCGCTCGATCCGGCAGTGCGGGCGGCGCTCGACGAGGCGATCCAGCGCGTGCGCCTGGCCTCAGCCGCTCAGGTCCCGGCCTCGCAGGTCACGACCATCGGCGCGGGTGCCACGATCACTCAGCGGTGGCAGCCCGTGCACAGGGTCGGTGTCTACATCCCCGGCGGAAAGGCCGTCTACCCGTCGAGCGTCGTCATGAATGTCGTCCCCGCGCAGGTCGCCGGGGTGCAGCAGATCGCCCTGGCCTCGCCGCCGCAGGCGGATCAGGACGGTCGTGTCCACCCGACGATCCTGGCGGCCGCGGCTCTGCTCGGAGTGACCGAGGTGTACGCCATGGGAGGTGCGGGAGCGATCGGTGCCTTCGCGCACGGTGTCCCCGGTCTCGGCCTCGATCCCGTCGATGTGGTGTCGGGCCCCGGCAACAACTACGTCGCCTCGGCCAAGCGGGCCGTGGCGGGCGTCGTCGGAACGGACTCCGAGGCTGGAGCGACCGAGATCCTCGTGGTCGCGGATTCCACCGCCGATCCGCGTCTCGTCGCCGCCGACCTGGTCAGCCAGGCCGAGCACGACGAGCAGGCGTCGGCCGTGCTCGTCACCGATGCGGAGGGACTCGCGGACCGGGTCGTCGCCGAGGTCGAGCGGCTCACCGCGGCGACGCGCCACAGCGCACGTGTCGCTGCCGCGTTGGCTGGTCCGCAGTCCGCGGTCGTCCTGGTCGACGACCGCGCGATGGCGGTGGCGTTCAGCAACGCGTACGCGCCGGAGCACCTGGAACTGCACCTGTCCGACGCCGAGCAGGCAGCGGCGGCGTTCACCAGCGCCGGCGCGGTGTTCGTGGGCGACCACACCCCGGTGAGCCTCGGCGACTACATGGCGGGGAGCAACCACGTGCTGCCGACCGGCGGCCAGGCGCGCTATGCACCGGGCCTCGGCGCCTATACCTTCCTCCGTCCGCAGCAGGTCGTCTCCTACGATCGCGCCGCCCTGGCCGCGGTTCGCGAGGGGGTCGTCGCCCTGGCGAACAGCGAAGCGCTGCCCGCGCACGGCGAGGCGATCGAGGCGCGGTTCACCGCGTAG
- the nrdR gene encoding transcriptional regulator NrdR, protein MHCPFCRHPDSRVIDSRTSDDGLSIRRRRQCPECGGRFSTTETASLNVIKRSGVMEPFSREKVISGVRKACQGRPVTEADLAILAQRVEEAVRQTGVSQLDTNEIGLAILGPLRELDEVAFLRFASVYQAFDSLEDFEAAIGDLRADHAKAEAGDR, encoded by the coding sequence ATGCACTGCCCCTTCTGCCGTCACCCCGACTCCAGGGTCATCGATTCCCGCACCAGCGACGACGGACTCTCGATCCGCCGTCGCCGACAGTGTCCGGAGTGCGGAGGACGGTTCTCGACGACGGAGACGGCCAGCCTCAACGTGATCAAGCGCTCGGGCGTGATGGAGCCGTTCAGCCGGGAGAAAGTGATCTCCGGCGTGCGAAAGGCCTGTCAGGGGCGTCCGGTGACGGAGGCCGACCTGGCGATCCTCGCGCAGCGCGTGGAAGAGGCGGTGCGTCAGACCGGGGTGTCCCAGCTCGATACCAACGAGATCGGCCTGGCGATCCTGGGTCCGCTGCGTGAGCTCGATGAGGTCGCGTTCCTTCGATTCGCGAGCGTCTATCAGGCGTTCGACTCTCTGGAGGACTTCGAGGCGGCCATCGGCGATCTCCGCGCCGACCACGCGAAGGCGGAGGCGGGCGACCGGTAA